A stretch of the Klebsiella huaxiensis genome encodes the following:
- a CDS encoding permease, translated as MFQIFTDFATWLVYECLSLSPATKLGEAIHFFVEDVSKIFVLLLVMIYFVAILRASLDIERVRNYLAGKHRGMGYLLGSCFGAVTPFCSCSSIPVFLGFTSAGIPLGITMAFLITSPLINEVAVLLLVSLLGWKFTLIYIAVGMAVGMAGGAFLDRIKAERWLADFAADALRDGQQHQTDEIRQSTMAPHMPLSKRHAFAKEETLTIFKRVWLWVILGVGLGAALHGFVPDGWIASHLGAGQWWTVPVAVLVGIPLYSNATGVIPVMESLITNGLPVGTTLAFCMSTVAASFPEFILLKQVMKWQLLCTLLLLLLTSFTLVGWIFNVVFPLIP; from the coding sequence GCTGGTCTATGAATGCCTTAGTCTGAGTCCTGCAACCAAACTCGGGGAGGCGATCCACTTTTTTGTCGAAGACGTGAGCAAAATTTTCGTTCTCTTGCTGGTCATGATCTACTTTGTGGCCATACTACGGGCCTCGCTGGATATTGAGAGGGTAAGAAACTATCTTGCAGGTAAGCACCGTGGAATGGGGTATTTACTGGGCTCCTGCTTTGGCGCCGTTACTCCGTTCTGTTCCTGCTCAAGTATCCCGGTATTTCTGGGGTTTACTTCGGCTGGTATCCCCCTCGGGATTACCATGGCCTTTCTCATCACATCCCCCCTTATCAATGAAGTCGCCGTCCTGCTTCTGGTCAGCCTGCTCGGATGGAAGTTCACGCTCATTTATATTGCTGTCGGAATGGCTGTTGGTATGGCTGGCGGTGCTTTTCTTGATCGGATTAAGGCCGAACGCTGGTTAGCCGATTTTGCCGCCGATGCCCTCAGAGACGGGCAGCAACATCAAACTGATGAGATCCGACAATCTACCATGGCACCGCATATGCCTCTCTCAAAGCGACATGCCTTTGCTAAAGAGGAAACTCTCACCATTTTTAAGCGTGTCTGGCTCTGGGTCATTCTCGGAGTAGGACTTGGTGCGGCATTGCATGGATTTGTGCCCGACGGATGGATCGCGTCGCATCTCGGTGCCGGTCAGTGGTGGACTGTCCCTGTAGCTGTGCTGGTTGGCATACCTCTCTATTCCAATGCTACCGGTGTGATCCCTGTGATGGAGAGTCTGATCACGAACGGCCTGCCAGTGGGGACAACTCTGGCTTTTTGCATGAGCACTGTGGCTGCCAGCTTTCCTGAGTTCATTCTGCTCAAACAGGTGATGAAGTGGCAATTACTGTGCACCCTGCTGTTGCTGTTGTTGACC